A genomic window from Pseudomonadales bacterium includes:
- a CDS encoding RluA family pseudouridine synthase translates to MSGEQNQGERQTESPGVGVRLVEIAEEAGQRIDNFLLKTLKNVPRSHVYRILRRGEVRVNGGRIKPTYRLCAGDRVRIPPHRPGPSVEARELGAQQIRWVADAIIYEDADFIVLDKPAGLAVHGGSGVSFGVIEALRQLRNDPGLELGHRLDRDTSGCLIVARRRSALTGLHALLRAGAIDKRYTLLVYGHWPSDLNTVQQPLTRYLLASGERRVRIDPQGKASRTDFEVRARCRKATWLDAVLHTGRTHQIRVHAFASGHGVVGDPKYGDVVQQRLGTELDVDRLCLHAASIAFEWKGQPVRFECPLPVAMQQIWSRLEGSDQPSTATP, encoded by the coding sequence ATGAGCGGCGAGCAGAACCAGGGCGAGCGGCAGACGGAATCCCCAGGCGTCGGTGTGCGCCTGGTGGAAATCGCGGAGGAGGCGGGACAGCGGATTGACAACTTCCTGCTGAAAACGCTGAAAAACGTGCCCAGGAGCCACGTGTACCGGATCCTGCGCCGGGGAGAGGTGCGGGTAAATGGTGGCAGGATAAAGCCCACCTATCGGCTCTGTGCGGGGGATCGGGTGCGGATACCCCCGCATCGTCCCGGTCCGTCGGTCGAGGCACGGGAACTCGGTGCGCAGCAGATACGCTGGGTTGCGGACGCCATCATTTACGAAGATGCGGATTTCATCGTGCTCGATAAACCCGCCGGCCTCGCCGTGCACGGTGGCAGCGGAGTGTCTTTCGGGGTCATCGAAGCGCTGCGTCAGCTGCGTAATGATCCGGGCCTCGAGCTCGGACACCGCCTGGATCGGGATACTTCAGGGTGTCTCATCGTGGCCAGACGACGCTCAGCGCTGACCGGACTGCATGCGCTGCTGCGCGCAGGCGCCATCGACAAACGCTATACCCTGCTCGTATACGGACACTGGCCCTCGGATCTCAATACGGTTCAGCAGCCACTGACCCGCTATCTGCTTGCCAGTGGCGAGCGCCGGGTGCGCATAGACCCGCAGGGGAAAGCCAGTCGCACCGATTTCGAGGTCAGGGCGCGCTGCCGGAAGGCGACCTGGCTCGATGCGGTACTGCATACCGGGCGCACGCATCAGATCCGGGTACATGCGTTCGCGAGTGGTCACGGCGTGGTCGGAGATCCGAAATATGGCGACGTCGTGCAGCAGCGTCTGGGCACTGAACTGGACGTCGACAGGCTGTGCCTGCACGCTGCATCGATCGCCTTCGAGTGGAAAGGGCAGCCGGTACGCTTCGAGTGCCCGCTGCCCGTGGCGATGCAGCAGATCTGGAGCCGCTTGGAAGGGTCAGATCAGCCGAGTACGGCCACTCCCTGA
- a CDS encoding nucleoside triphosphate pyrophosphatase yields the protein MSSQSSAETRTLPRPQLVLASTSPYRAALLARLGLPFTTAAPAVDEQALPGERAVDLVARLAVAKACAVAERVTAASLVIGSDQVALLDNTILGKPGTEAKARAQLARLSGREVRFLTGLCLLNTATGARQVEVVETPVHFRVLSHNQISDYVRREMPLDCAGAFKSEGLGIALFERIGGDDPNALIGLPLIVLCSMLRDQGVAVLG from the coding sequence ATGAGTTCGCAGAGTTCCGCAGAGACCCGGACCCTGCCCCGGCCGCAACTCGTGCTGGCTTCCACCTCACCCTACAGGGCGGCGCTGCTTGCCCGCCTGGGCCTGCCCTTCACCACTGCCGCACCTGCTGTGGATGAACAGGCGCTGCCCGGCGAACGTGCCGTGGACCTGGTTGCCCGCCTGGCTGTGGCCAAAGCCTGCGCCGTCGCCGAGCGAGTCACCGCGGCGTCCCTGGTGATCGGTTCAGATCAGGTCGCACTGCTCGACAACACCATCCTCGGCAAGCCCGGTACCGAAGCAAAGGCCCGCGCGCAACTGGCCCGACTCTCGGGCCGGGAAGTTCGATTTCTCACCGGACTGTGTCTGCTGAACACCGCCACAGGCGCCCGCCAGGTCGAGGTGGTGGAGACCCCCGTGCACTTCCGGGTCCTGTCCCACAACCAGATCAGCGATTATGTCCGCCGGGAAATGCCCCTCGACTGTGCCGGGGCCTTCAAGTCTGAAGGGCTCGGGATTGCCCTGTTTGAACGCATCGGCGGAGATGATCCCAACGCGCTGATCGGTCTGCCGCTGATCGTCCTGTGCAGCATGCTGCGCGATCAGGGAGTGGCCGTACTCGGCTGA
- a CDS encoding YceD family protein, translated as MNTRTDELFRYRELAHQKARILRSIVLRDLPRLAAAIGSGPEDSDAELKVAVTFRNDSEGDVWAVGTAAGRLALVCQGCAERVGHALEIEFAVCVVDSDQRAAELQDRDVMVVEGEGLSLTDLIEDELLLQLPERLCTAQPCERSLQLAYPAAADRPFQGLESLKAALRSESGGREEE; from the coding sequence ATGAATACCCGCACCGACGAGCTATTCCGGTACCGGGAGCTGGCGCATCAGAAGGCGCGCATCCTGCGTTCCATCGTCCTGCGGGATCTGCCTCGACTGGCCGCGGCGATCGGCAGTGGGCCTGAGGATTCTGATGCGGAACTGAAAGTAGCGGTGACTTTCCGGAACGATTCCGAAGGGGACGTCTGGGCAGTCGGCACCGCGGCCGGTCGCCTTGCCCTGGTTTGCCAGGGCTGCGCTGAACGGGTGGGCCATGCGCTGGAAATTGAATTCGCGGTATGTGTCGTGGATTCCGATCAGCGGGCGGCCGAACTGCAGGACCGTGATGTGATGGTGGTCGAAGGCGAGGGGCTTTCCCTCACGGATCTCATCGAAGACGAATTGCTGCTGCAGCTGCCCGAGCGGCTGTGTACCGCGCAGCCCTGTGAACGTTCGCTGCAGCTCGCCTACCCGGCTGCAGCGGATCGACCGTTTCAGGGGCTTGAAAGTCTGAAGGCGGCGCTGCGATCTGAAAGCGGCGGCAGAGAGGAAGAATAA
- the rpmF gene encoding 50S ribosomal protein L32, with product MAVQQNRKSRSRRDMRRSHDAVSNPTLSIDPTSGETHRRHHVTADGFYKGKKVIDRDE from the coding sequence ATGGCGGTCCAGCAGAACAGAAAATCACGTAGCAGACGCGACATGCGCCGCTCCCACGATGCAGTGAGCAATCCTACTCTCTCCATCGATCCCACCAGTGGTGAAACACACCGTCGGCACCATGTGACCGCGGACGGGTTCTATAAAGGTAAGAAGGTCATCGATCGGGACGAATGA
- the fabD gene encoding ACP S-malonyltransferase: protein MSLGFLFPGQGSQTVGMLAELAAAFPIIGETFAEADDALSLPLTRIVQEGPAERLSETEITQPALLTSSVALWRLWQSRGGAVPVLFAGHSLGEYSALVCGGAISFADGVRLVHQRGRLMQQAVPRGEGAMAAILGLDDETVAQCCARVDGVVSPANFNAPSQVVIAGSAAAVAAAVAQCTTAGAKRAVELNVSGPFHCALMSPVREPFAQELARITLAMPAIPVVHNVDAATAGDTGELREKLLEQLARPVLWTRCVEQMIAAGVDRFVECGPGKVLSGLVKRIDRTKVVHNVDSSAGLEEALSG from the coding sequence GTGAGTCTCGGTTTTCTGTTTCCTGGCCAGGGTTCCCAGACGGTTGGCATGCTTGCCGAACTCGCTGCTGCGTTTCCGATCATCGGTGAAACCTTCGCCGAGGCAGATGATGCACTGAGCCTGCCGTTGACCCGGATCGTCCAGGAGGGTCCTGCCGAGCGCCTGAGCGAAACCGAAATCACCCAGCCTGCTCTGCTCACGAGCAGTGTAGCGCTCTGGCGACTGTGGCAGTCCCGTGGTGGCGCGGTCCCGGTACTGTTTGCCGGCCACAGCCTCGGCGAATACTCGGCGCTGGTCTGCGGCGGGGCCATTTCCTTCGCGGATGGTGTGCGCCTGGTGCATCAGCGCGGGCGCCTCATGCAGCAGGCTGTACCCCGCGGTGAAGGGGCCATGGCGGCGATACTCGGCCTCGACGACGAAACCGTGGCACAGTGCTGTGCGCGGGTCGACGGAGTGGTGAGTCCCGCCAATTTCAACGCGCCGAGTCAGGTTGTGATAGCGGGCAGTGCGGCTGCGGTCGCCGCTGCGGTTGCGCAGTGCACAACCGCCGGTGCTAAGCGGGCGGTAGAGCTGAATGTCAGTGGCCCTTTTCACTGCGCCCTGATGTCTCCGGTGAGAGAACCGTTCGCGCAGGAACTGGCGCGCATTACCCTCGCCATGCCTGCCATACCGGTGGTTCACAACGTCGATGCCGCTACCGCCGGAGATACCGGTGAGTTGCGGGAAAAGCTCCTTGAGCAGCTGGCACGTCCCGTGCTCTGGACCCGCTGTGTGGAGCAGATGATTGCGGCCGGAGTCGATCGCTTTGTCGAATGCGGCCCGGGTAAAGTTCTGAGTGGTCTGGTCAAACGTATCGATCGGACAAAGGTTGTGCACAATGTGGACTCCAGTGCCGGCCTCGAAGAAGCACTCAGCGGATAA
- the fabG gene encoding 3-oxoacyl-ACP reductase FabG: MGERRVALVTGASRGIGLAIADALSRDHLVIGTATSEAGAAAIADRLADRGRGIVMQLNEAESIESALAELAQAGLVPLILVNNAGITRDNLMLRMKPEEWSEVIDTNLTGLYRLVKPLLRGMMKARWGRIISLSSVVARMGNPGQSNYVASKAGIEGFTRALAQEVGSRGITVNAVAPGFIETDMTAALPEEQVAQMLSRIPVGRMGSAVEVADAVSFLASENSGYITGTTLQINGGLHMS, encoded by the coding sequence GTGGGGGAAAGAAGAGTCGCGCTGGTGACGGGTGCGTCGCGGGGAATCGGGCTGGCCATTGCTGATGCACTGAGCCGGGATCACCTGGTGATCGGCACCGCTACCAGCGAAGCTGGTGCCGCTGCCATTGCCGATCGGCTGGCAGACCGGGGCCGCGGCATCGTGATGCAGCTGAATGAAGCAGAATCGATTGAATCTGCGCTCGCAGAACTTGCGCAAGCCGGGCTTGTACCTCTCATCCTGGTGAACAATGCCGGAATCACCCGGGATAATCTCATGCTGCGCATGAAGCCGGAGGAGTGGAGCGAGGTGATCGACACCAATCTCACCGGACTCTATCGGCTGGTGAAGCCTCTGCTGCGCGGCATGATGAAAGCCCGCTGGGGACGCATCATCAGCTTGAGTTCGGTGGTGGCGAGAATGGGTAATCCAGGCCAGAGCAACTATGTGGCAAGCAAAGCGGGCATCGAGGGATTCACCCGGGCGCTGGCACAGGAAGTCGGGTCTCGCGGCATCACGGTCAATGCAGTCGCTCCCGGTTTCATTGAGACAGATATGACAGCAGCTTTGCCGGAGGAACAGGTGGCCCAGATGCTGAGCCGGATTCCCGTCGGGCGGATGGGCAGTGCGGTTGAAGTAGCTGATGCGGTCAGCTTCCTTGCAAGCGAAAATTCCGGATACATCACCGGTACGACGCTGCAGATCAATGGCGGTCTGCATATGAGTTGA
- the acpP gene encoding acyl carrier protein produces the protein MSSVEERVKKLICEQLGVKEDEVKDDASFVEDLGADSLDTVELVMALEEEFETEIPDEEAEKITTVKEAVDYILAHQ, from the coding sequence ATGAGCAGTGTAGAAGAACGCGTCAAAAAGTTGATCTGTGAGCAGCTCGGTGTCAAAGAAGACGAGGTCAAGGACGATGCGTCGTTCGTAGAAGACCTGGGTGCCGATTCCCTCGACACGGTTGAACTGGTGATGGCTCTTGAAGAAGAGTTTGAAACAGAGATTCCCGATGAGGAAGCTGAGAAGATCACGACTGTCAAAGAAGCCGTAGATTACATACTGGCCCACCAGTAG
- the fabF gene encoding beta-ketoacyl-ACP synthase II, whose protein sequence is MTKRRVVVTGLGILSPIGSSVPKAWENAVNGVSGANRIESFDATDFSVKICASVKDFDASVYFDTKEVRRLDAFIQYGMAAGIQAIEDSGIGAMPANADRIGVAIGSGIGGINTIEDTHSVLLKSGPRRVSPFFVPASVINMISGNLSIRYGLKGPNLAVVTACTTGTHNIGLGGRLIQYGDADVMVVGGAEQATSPITMAAFASMKALSSRNDDPERASRPWDSDRDGFLLGDGAGALVLEEYEHAKARGAKIYCELVGFGMSGDAFHITSPAEDGDGAVRSMRNAIADAGMAADEIDYINAHGTSTPQGDVAETKAIKQVFGADTRVMVSSSKSMIGHLLGAAGAVEAVFSVLSVHHDVITPTINLDNPGEGCDLDYVPHTARQTTVRAALSNSFGFGGTNGTVVFRKI, encoded by the coding sequence ATGACCAAGCGACGTGTAGTGGTGACCGGCCTGGGGATTCTTTCCCCGATCGGCTCCAGTGTGCCCAAGGCCTGGGAAAATGCAGTGAACGGTGTGAGCGGTGCGAATCGAATCGAGAGTTTCGATGCCACCGATTTCAGCGTGAAGATCTGTGCATCCGTTAAAGACTTCGATGCCAGCGTCTATTTCGACACGAAGGAAGTCCGTCGTCTTGATGCCTTCATTCAGTACGGAATGGCTGCGGGGATTCAGGCGATAGAGGATTCCGGCATCGGTGCGATGCCCGCAAATGCGGATCGAATCGGCGTCGCCATAGGCTCTGGAATTGGCGGCATTAACACCATTGAAGATACCCATTCTGTCCTGCTCAAAAGCGGTCCCCGCCGGGTCTCGCCGTTTTTCGTGCCGGCGAGTGTGATCAACATGATTTCGGGAAATCTCTCCATCCGTTACGGACTCAAGGGACCGAACCTTGCGGTGGTGACCGCCTGTACCACAGGCACACACAACATCGGCCTCGGCGGACGCCTGATCCAGTATGGTGATGCGGATGTGATGGTGGTGGGTGGCGCAGAACAGGCTACCTCGCCGATCACCATGGCTGCGTTTGCATCCATGAAGGCACTGTCAAGTCGCAACGATGATCCGGAACGTGCGAGTCGTCCCTGGGACAGTGACCGGGATGGCTTCCTGCTTGGAGACGGTGCAGGCGCACTTGTCCTCGAGGAGTATGAGCATGCGAAAGCGCGCGGTGCGAAGATTTACTGCGAACTCGTCGGTTTCGGAATGAGCGGCGATGCATTCCATATCACCAGTCCGGCGGAAGATGGTGATGGGGCGGTGCGCTCGATGCGCAATGCCATCGCGGATGCCGGCATGGCAGCGGATGAAATCGACTATATCAACGCCCATGGCACTTCAACTCCGCAGGGAGATGTCGCTGAGACCAAGGCGATCAAGCAGGTCTTTGGCGCGGATACACGGGTGATGGTGAGTTCGTCGAAGTCGATGATCGGCCACCTGCTCGGTGCGGCGGGTGCTGTCGAGGCCGTCTTCTCAGTGCTGTCGGTGCATCACGATGTGATCACACCGACAATCAATCTCGATAATCCGGGCGAAGGCTGCGATCTGGATTATGTCCCTCACACAGCAAGACAGACGACGGTGCGCGCGGCGCTGTCGAACTCCTTCGGATTCGGCGGCACCAACGGTACGGTGGTGTTCCGGAAGATCTGA
- the mltG gene encoding endolytic transglycosylase MltG, which yields MRTLIKILAGIAGTLVLLLSAVIGYSWYWQDQPLSIAAETRVELHKGEAFRGFANMLAETGVIEHPLLWTLHARITGSARRVQAGEYLVGPMDTPATLVERLVRGDVIGYEVQLIEGWTVRQVLARLANTPELRQTLAGADELTLLGALGLPEGHAEGMFFPDTYTFSRGMSDADILRSAYRKLQDELSRAWETRAAGLPYSTPYEGLIVASLVEKETGREEDRPHIAQVFVSRLQEGMRLQTDPSVIYGVGAHFDGNLTRTHLRADTPYNTYTRRGLPPTPIALVGTRSLTAAMHPAEGDYLFFVSRGDGTSEFSISLEDHEAAVRKYQLR from the coding sequence GTGAGAACACTCATCAAGATACTGGCAGGGATTGCGGGAACACTGGTTCTGCTGCTGTCGGCGGTGATCGGTTACTCCTGGTACTGGCAGGACCAGCCGCTGTCGATTGCAGCCGAGACCCGGGTTGAACTGCACAAAGGCGAAGCGTTCCGCGGCTTCGCGAACATGCTCGCCGAAACCGGAGTGATAGAACATCCCCTGCTCTGGACACTGCATGCGCGCATCACCGGATCGGCACGCCGGGTGCAGGCGGGTGAGTATCTGGTCGGACCGATGGACACTCCGGCCACCCTGGTTGAGCGCCTCGTGCGCGGAGATGTGATCGGCTACGAAGTGCAGCTGATCGAAGGCTGGACGGTGCGGCAGGTACTTGCGCGACTGGCGAACACCCCCGAGCTGCGGCAGACTCTGGCGGGTGCGGATGAGCTGACACTGCTCGGTGCTCTGGGTCTGCCGGAAGGTCATGCGGAGGGGATGTTCTTTCCGGACACCTATACGTTTTCCCGGGGCATGTCTGATGCAGACATCCTGCGCAGTGCCTATCGCAAGCTCCAGGACGAATTAAGCCGTGCCTGGGAGACGCGCGCCGCCGGGCTTCCTTACTCGACGCCTTATGAAGGTCTGATCGTGGCCTCGCTTGTCGAGAAGGAAACCGGACGTGAAGAAGACCGGCCCCACATTGCACAGGTATTCGTCAGTCGCCTGCAGGAGGGCATGCGCCTGCAGACTGACCCGAGTGTCATTTACGGGGTGGGGGCGCACTTCGATGGCAATCTCACCCGCACCCATCTGCGTGCGGATACGCCTTACAACACGTATACCCGTAGAGGTCTGCCACCGACGCCGATCGCTCTGGTGGGGACCCGGTCCCTGACCGCGGCCATGCATCCTGCCGAAGGTGATTATCTGTTCTTCGTCTCGCGAGGCGACGGTACCAGCGAGTTTTCCATCAGTCTCGAAGACCACGAGGCCGCTGTTCGCAAGTATCAGCTCAGATGA